ACTTCCGGTGCCCACCATACCCTGATTTTCCGAGAACAAATCAGGCAGAACACCGGTAAAAGCGACCTTTACGCTTTCACCGCCGTCGGTCACGACGAAATGCACAGTCTCACCCTGCCCGCGAATGATCGAACCTTCTTCGACCAATCCACCTATACGGAACACCTCGGTCGGTTTCGGCGGTTCTGCAATCACCTGACTGGGTGAGCGGAAAAAGTTGATGCCATCACGCATCGCATATCCGATCAGACCCGTCGCCAGTATCAGGGCCGCAACAGCCACTAGAATGACTTGTACACGACGACGTTTCTTAAGCGTTTTCATACCGTCCTCACGGGAACAAGGGGGCCATCATCAGACCCAGGGTTTCATCCTCACCTAACATCAGGTTGGCGTTCTGCAAGGCTTGCCCACTGCTACCTTTTGTCAGGTTATCCAATGCTGCCACCACGATTGCACGGCGTTCGATCCGATCTCCAACGACACCGATATGGCAGAAGTTCGACCCCCGCACATGGTGGGTCGAGGGCGTCTCGCCAAATGGCAGCATCTCAATGAAGGGCTCGGCTTCATAGGCCGATTGAAGTGTCTCATACACGCTCTGCGGGTCACCCTTTACATAGGTTGTGGCCAGAATACCCCGGTTGGCTGGGATCAGGTGCGGTGTGAACTGCACATGCACCGTCCGTCCAGCCAGTTCCG
The Ruegeria sp. SCSIO 43209 genome window above contains:
- the ccmE gene encoding cytochrome c maturation protein CcmE → MKTLKKRRRVQVILVAVAALILATGLIGYAMRDGINFFRSPSQVIAEPPKPTEVFRIGGLVEEGSIIRGQGETVHFVVTDGGESVKVAFTGVLPDLFSENQGMVGTGSYVNGVFEATEILAKHDETYMPKEVVDALKEQGVYQESGDS